One window of the Allorhizobium ampelinum S4 genome contains the following:
- a CDS encoding membrane protein, whose amino-acid sequence MTTSKTKTYHMDTENGRLHLGRFNLPIPQSRGGRITVGSLLVVGGCLGFLPVLGFWMVPLGVLVLSHDVAPVRRFRRRAGLKFARAQKNGWKLGRKRRPHMQR is encoded by the coding sequence GTGACGACCAGTAAAACCAAGACCTATCATATGGATACCGAAAATGGACGCCTTCATCTGGGGCGTTTCAACCTGCCTATCCCGCAGTCTCGCGGCGGGCGGATCACGGTTGGCAGTCTTCTGGTGGTTGGCGGCTGTCTTGGCTTTCTGCCCGTGCTTGGCTTCTGGATGGTGCCGCTTGGTGTCTTGGTCCTGTCCCACGATGTTGCGCCAGTTCGGCGGTTTCGCCGAAGGGCCGGGCTGAAATTTGCCAGGGCGCAAAAAAATGGTTGGAAACTGGGGCGCAAACGTCGGCCCCATATGCAGCGGTGA
- a CDS encoding thermonuclease family protein, whose protein sequence is MHRIIAAAFVCLVIGTMIAAAFWPRKVPSFDGPFVIADGETLVTNGQRLQLKGLDSPEIGQRCRGEDGVVQLCGAQARFGLAQRMAQAGVLCQGSDRIDNDRILVSCNVMGRDVGAEMVRSGLVLNAGGYENEEKQAQADKVGLWAGAFDRPEEWRRLHPRNDIIRRQDEN, encoded by the coding sequence ATGCATCGGATCATTGCTGCCGCCTTCGTCTGCCTGGTCATCGGCACGATGATTGCCGCCGCCTTCTGGCCCCGCAAGGTGCCGTCTTTCGATGGCCCTTTCGTGATTGCCGATGGTGAAACATTGGTGACAAATGGTCAACGCCTGCAACTAAAAGGCCTGGATTCACCCGAAATTGGTCAGCGGTGCCGGGGCGAGGATGGCGTGGTCCAGCTTTGCGGTGCGCAGGCCCGATTCGGTCTGGCCCAGCGTATGGCTCAGGCTGGCGTCCTCTGCCAGGGGTCGGACCGCATCGACAACGACCGTATTCTTGTGAGCTGTAATGTCATGGGCCGCGATGTCGGCGCAGAGATGGTTCGCTCCGGTCTTGTTTTGAATGCGGGCGGCTATGAGAATGAGGAAAAGCAGGCCCAGGCCGACAAAGTGGGGCTTTGGGCAGGCGCGTTCGACCGGCCGGAAGAATGGCGAAGGCTGCATCCTCGCAATGATATTATCCGCAGGCAGGACGAAAATTGA
- a CDS encoding methylated-DNA--[protein]-cysteine S-methyltransferase — MKDVRYTFMDSPIGSLLLAGDGYRLSRIGFPSGKGTIKPKPEWVFDDAAFHDAKDQLQAYLNGTRQEFDLRLDLKGTNFQLEVWQELARIPFGVTISYGELARRIGRLSASRAVGAANGANPLPIVIPCHRVIGSNGSLTGFVGGLDTKKWLLMLERGATVNDQQRLL; from the coding sequence ATGAAGGATGTTCGCTATACTTTTATGGATAGTCCGATAGGAAGCCTTCTCCTGGCTGGTGATGGTTACCGACTATCTCGTATTGGTTTTCCAAGCGGGAAGGGTACCATTAAGCCCAAACCGGAATGGGTGTTTGATGATGCAGCATTCCATGACGCGAAAGATCAGTTGCAGGCGTATCTTAACGGGACAAGGCAGGAGTTTGATCTGCGGCTTGATCTGAAAGGTACCAATTTTCAACTGGAAGTGTGGCAGGAACTGGCAAGGATTCCGTTCGGCGTAACAATCAGTTATGGCGAGTTGGCACGCCGCATAGGCCGCTTATCGGCGAGTCGCGCAGTCGGGGCTGCAAATGGAGCCAATCCACTCCCAATTGTCATTCCATGTCATAGGGTTATTGGTTCAAACGGAAGTCTGACCGGATTTGTTGGCGGTCTTGATACCAAAAAGTGGCTTTTGATGTTGGAGCGCGGCGCAACGGTGAATGATCAGCAACGACTGCTTTGA
- a CDS encoding DMT family transporter gives MQKTESMGLSDWALLLFLSVLWGGSFFFSKIALSELPPFTVVFARVAIAALALYVYLRVTRQAIPTATKIWLAFFGMGLLNNLIPFSLLFWGQTQIASGLASILNATTPIFSIVVAHFLTKEERLAHNKVAGILFGFMGVLVLMSGNGLSSHELSLLALFACLGAALSYGFAGVFGRRFRRMGITPTTSAFGQTTATTLMMIPIVAFVDAPWHLAAPSGGVIAALLGLGLLSTALAYIIFFHILAVGGAINSSLVTLLIPVSAIVLGKMFLGEILLINHFTGMALIFLGLLSIDGRLFRLRGKGYGVKGQ, from the coding sequence ATGCAGAAAACCGAATCCATGGGCCTTTCAGACTGGGCTCTCCTTTTGTTTCTATCCGTTCTGTGGGGCGGTTCTTTCTTCTTTTCAAAGATTGCCCTTTCTGAACTGCCGCCGTTTACTGTCGTTTTTGCGCGTGTGGCAATTGCGGCCTTGGCTTTGTATGTCTATCTGCGGGTAACGCGACAGGCCATTCCAACAGCCACGAAAATCTGGTTGGCTTTCTTCGGTATGGGGCTGTTGAACAATTTGATTCCGTTCAGCCTTCTCTTTTGGGGGCAAACGCAGATTGCCAGCGGCCTTGCTTCGATCCTGAATGCAACGACGCCAATCTTTTCGATTGTTGTGGCGCATTTCCTGACTAAAGAAGAACGGCTGGCACACAATAAGGTCGCAGGCATCCTCTTTGGCTTCATGGGTGTTCTGGTGCTGATGTCGGGCAATGGCCTGTCATCACACGAGCTTTCGTTGCTGGCCCTGTTTGCCTGCCTTGGGGCTGCTCTATCCTACGGGTTTGCAGGTGTTTTTGGCCGCCGGTTTCGGCGCATGGGAATTACGCCAACGACAAGTGCCTTTGGCCAGACGACGGCGACGACCCTTATGATGATACCAATCGTTGCCTTTGTGGACGCGCCTTGGCACTTGGCAGCGCCGAGCGGCGGCGTCATCGCAGCGCTTCTGGGCTTGGGGCTGCTGTCCACCGCGCTGGCGTATATTATCTTTTTTCATATTCTCGCCGTGGGCGGCGCGATTAACAGTTCGCTGGTGACTTTGCTCATTCCGGTGAGTGCCATAGTTTTGGGAAAAATGTTTCTGGGAGAAATATTGCTGATCAACCATTTCACAGGCATGGCTTTGATTTTTCTGGGCCTGCTATCAATAGACGGTCGTTTGTTTCGATTGCGGGGCAAAGGGTATGGGGTAAAGGGCCAATGA
- a CDS encoding NAD(P)-dependent oxidoreductase, which translates to MAKVAFIGLGVMGYPMAGHLKAKGGHDVTVYNRTTAKAESWVAQHGGSLGLTPAAAAMGADFVFTCVGNDDDLRAVTIGADGVFASMKPGAILIDNTTASADVARELYQAAKAKGFDFIDAPVSGGQAGAENGVLTVMCGGDEPLFEQARPVIDAYARMIGLMGPAGSGQLTKMINQICIAGIVQGLAEGVHFGKRAGLDIEKVIEVISKGAAGSWQMENRHKTMAVGKYDFGFAVDWMRKDLGIVLNEAKTNGATLPLTALVDQFYGDVQKLGGNRWDTSSLLARLEK; encoded by the coding sequence ATGGCCAAGGTGGCATTCATCGGATTGGGCGTCATGGGCTATCCCATGGCCGGACACCTGAAGGCGAAGGGCGGCCATGATGTGACGGTCTATAACCGCACCACGGCCAAGGCCGAAAGCTGGGTAGCCCAGCACGGCGGGTCGCTTGGCCTGACACCGGCAGCAGCTGCGATGGGTGCTGATTTCGTGTTCACCTGCGTCGGCAATGACGATGACCTGCGTGCCGTCACCATTGGCGCCGATGGCGTGTTTGCCAGCATGAAACCCGGTGCGATATTGATCGACAACACCACGGCCTCAGCGGACGTGGCCCGCGAACTCTATCAGGCTGCAAAGGCCAAAGGCTTTGACTTCATCGATGCGCCGGTGTCCGGCGGCCAGGCTGGAGCGGAAAATGGTGTGTTGACCGTGATGTGCGGTGGCGACGAACCGTTATTCGAACAGGCCCGCCCGGTGATCGACGCCTATGCACGGATGATCGGCCTGATGGGGCCAGCGGGTTCTGGCCAGTTGACCAAGATGATCAACCAGATCTGCATTGCCGGCATCGTGCAGGGGTTGGCTGAGGGCGTGCATTTCGGCAAGCGGGCCGGTCTCGACATCGAAAAGGTTATCGAGGTGATTTCCAAGGGGGCTGCCGGTTCCTGGCAGATGGAAAACCGCCACAAGACCATGGCCGTCGGTAAATATGATTTCGGCTTTGCCGTCGATTGGATGCGCAAGGATCTGGGCATCGTGCTGAACGAAGCCAAAACCAATGGCGCCACCCTGCCTCTCACCGCCCTGGTGGACCAGTTCTACGGCGACGTTCAGAAGCTTGGTGGCAATCGCTGGGATACATCGTCGCTGCTGGCCCGGCTGGAAAAATAA
- a CDS encoding sensor histidine kinase → MGNGVSNSTDKNIVDLSHSHRNKATAKALRVTRERLHSTHGGTPAFEKDLLSMHTQASLQGAAITPFVTILTAGLTAYLSGSPIYILWALLTLSIHALNILLIRKAAKRIPVTHRQEHWRHVLLAGHLAMGCCWAAFTFQTCDACGPTSDLLLKGSVLLVVLCTTAMTNILLRQAVLYAFTPPIIALSAQAFFSQRVDDATLALAFTVSVLFFIYITGRLYVSNLKLISFQSEKDDLIAELEVAKSMSDEARRRAEEANMAKSRFLASMSHELRTPLNAILGFSEVMAQEVLGPLNNPLYREYSGDIHRSGQHLLNLINEILDLSRIEAGKYDLSEESISLLEVAEDCVGMVQLRAKAKDIKISQQYEINLPALWADEKALRQVVLNLLSNAVKFTPPGGEILVKVGWTVGGGQYVSIKDNGPGIAEEEIPVVLSAFGQGSIAIKSAEQGTGLGLPIVQAILAKHGGEFKLKSKLREGTEVIAILPAKRVLQTIPAVQGTQAVEPKRRYFA, encoded by the coding sequence ATGGGTAACGGCGTTTCAAACTCTACTGACAAGAATATTGTCGACCTATCGCATAGCCACCGCAACAAGGCGACGGCAAAAGCCTTACGCGTGACCAGAGAACGCCTGCATTCCACCCATGGCGGCACACCGGCTTTCGAAAAAGACCTGCTGTCTATGCATACCCAGGCCAGCCTGCAGGGCGCGGCCATCACACCCTTCGTCACGATCCTGACCGCCGGCCTCACGGCCTACCTGTCGGGAAGCCCGATCTATATCCTCTGGGCGCTGCTGACGCTGAGCATTCACGCCCTGAACATTCTGCTCATCCGCAAGGCTGCCAAGCGCATTCCGGTCACCCATCGCCAGGAACATTGGCGCCATGTGCTGTTGGCCGGGCATCTGGCCATGGGATGCTGCTGGGCCGCCTTTACCTTCCAGACCTGCGATGCGTGCGGCCCGACAAGCGACCTGCTGCTTAAAGGTTCCGTGCTGCTGGTGGTGCTCTGCACCACGGCCATGACCAATATTTTGCTGCGTCAGGCCGTACTCTATGCGTTTACCCCACCGATCATCGCGCTATCCGCCCAGGCGTTTTTCTCGCAGCGTGTCGACGACGCAACGCTGGCTTTGGCCTTTACCGTTTCCGTGCTGTTCTTCATCTATATCACCGGCAGGCTCTATGTCTCGAACCTCAAGCTGATCTCCTTCCAGAGCGAGAAGGACGACCTGATCGCCGAGCTGGAAGTGGCCAAATCCATGTCGGATGAGGCCCGCCGCCGGGCGGAAGAAGCAAATATGGCAAAATCGCGTTTTCTCGCATCGATGTCGCATGAGTTGCGCACACCATTGAATGCCATTCTCGGCTTTTCCGAGGTCATGGCCCAGGAAGTGCTGGGGCCGCTCAATAATCCGCTCTACCGGGAATATTCCGGCGATATTCACAGGTCCGGCCAGCACCTGCTTAATCTGATCAACGAAATCCTCGATCTGTCCCGAATCGAGGCTGGAAAATACGATCTTTCGGAAGAATCGATCTCGTTGCTTGAAGTCGCCGAGGACTGCGTCGGCATGGTGCAATTGCGCGCCAAGGCCAAGGACATCAAGATATCCCAGCAATATGAGATCAACCTGCCCGCCCTTTGGGCCGATGAAAAAGCCCTTCGGCAAGTGGTGCTGAACCTCTTGTCAAATGCGGTGAAATTCACGCCGCCGGGCGGAGAAATTCTCGTCAAGGTCGGCTGGACCGTCGGCGGCGGGCAATATGTCTCCATCAAAGACAATGGTCCCGGCATCGCCGAAGAGGAAATCCCCGTGGTGCTCTCGGCCTTCGGCCAAGGCTCCATCGCCATCAAGAGCGCCGAACAGGGGACGGGCCTCGGCCTTCCCATCGTCCAGGCAATCCTTGCCAAACATGGCGGCGAATTCAAGCTGAAGTCAAAACTGCGCGAAGGGACGGAAGTGATTGCCATCCTGCCCGCCAAGCGCGTCCTGCAAACGATTCCCGCCGTACAGGGCACCCAGGCCGTGGAACCGAAGCGGCGTTATTTCGCCTGA
- the bluB gene encoding 5,6-dimethylbenzimidazole synthase — protein MQDLVNDALVSAGAFSAEERAAVYRAIMTRRDVRDEFLPDPIDNDTLWRILTAAHHAPSVGFMQPWNFVLVRDAARRQAVWQAFSKANDEAAHLFKGEKATLYRNLKLEGILKAPLGICVTCDPDRAGPVVLGRTHNPRMDSYSTVCAIQNLWLAARAEGIGVGWVSIFHDADLRAILNIPERIEIVGWLCLGKVAELYDEPELQVKGWRKRLALEDLVFDEGWQGAG, from the coding sequence ATGCAAGACTTAGTGAACGATGCTCTGGTGTCTGCCGGAGCTTTTTCTGCCGAAGAACGCGCCGCCGTCTACCGGGCCATCATGACCCGCCGCGACGTGCGCGATGAATTTCTGCCCGACCCAATCGACAATGACACGCTCTGGCGCATCCTCACCGCCGCCCACCACGCCCCCTCCGTTGGCTTCATGCAGCCCTGGAACTTCGTGCTGGTGCGCGACGCAGCACGGCGACAAGCCGTCTGGCAAGCCTTCTCCAAGGCCAATGACGAGGCAGCACACCTGTTTAAAGGCGAAAAAGCCACGCTCTACCGCAATCTGAAGCTTGAGGGCATCTTAAAAGCCCCCCTTGGCATCTGCGTCACCTGCGATCCCGACCGCGCAGGCCCCGTGGTGCTAGGCCGAACCCACAACCCCCGTATGGACAGCTATTCCACCGTCTGCGCCATCCAAAACCTCTGGCTCGCTGCCCGCGCAGAAGGCATCGGCGTCGGCTGGGTCAGCATTTTCCACGATGCCGATTTGCGGGCTATTCTCAATATTCCAGAGCGGATTGAGATTGTGGGGTGGCTGTGCTTGGGCAAGGTGGCCGAGCTTTATGATGAGCCGGAATTGCAGGTAAAAGGCTGGCGCAAGCGGCTGGCTCTCGAAGATTTGGTGTTTGATGAGGGGTGGCAAGGTGCCGGATGA
- a CDS encoding bifunctional transcriptional activator/DNA repair enzyme AdaA translates to MSLDISICEQAWLARNPDFDGRFFIGVRTTGVYCRCVCPVRLPYRCNVEFLPSATAAELAGYRPCLRCRPETAPFCPAWKGSATIVERAARLIRDEGALDAREATVEMLAECVGVGARHLTRLFQKHLGASPIQVAKTARVQRAKRLITETDLPITDIALQSGFTSLRRFNAVFQEVYKRPPTAIKRASRVQNS, encoded by the coding sequence ATGAGTTTGGATATTTCCATATGCGAGCAAGCGTGGCTGGCACGTAACCCTGATTTCGACGGACGATTTTTCATCGGCGTTCGAACCACAGGGGTGTATTGCCGTTGCGTGTGCCCCGTGCGCCTTCCCTATCGCTGCAACGTCGAATTCCTGCCAAGTGCAACCGCGGCTGAACTGGCGGGCTATAGGCCCTGTTTGCGCTGTCGGCCGGAAACCGCGCCATTTTGTCCTGCCTGGAAAGGAAGTGCGACGATTGTGGAAAGGGCCGCCAGACTTATAAGAGACGAAGGAGCCCTAGATGCACGAGAAGCAACAGTAGAAATGCTTGCCGAGTGCGTCGGAGTCGGCGCACGACATCTTACCCGCCTGTTCCAGAAACATCTTGGAGCAAGCCCTATTCAGGTGGCTAAAACAGCCCGCGTGCAACGCGCAAAACGCCTCATCACCGAAACGGACCTGCCGATCACTGACATCGCTCTACAATCCGGCTTCACAAGCCTCAGACGCTTTAATGCAGTTTTTCAGGAGGTCTATAAGCGCCCGCCAACAGCCATCAAACGAGCATCTCGGGTGCAAAATTCATAG
- a CDS encoding uracil-DNA glycosylase family protein, with product MTVSLPRDLKGLRAAIHACRICRDCPTQVTALPHEPRPVVVLSSTARILIAGQAPGKRVHETGLPFNDASGDRLRQWLGVDREAFYDSRNFAILPMGFCFPGYDASGHDLPPRRECAPHWREAAMEVMPQVELVLAIGQYAQRWHMCDLRKPTLHATVESWRESFFTNRPGPKILPLPHPSWRNSGWLRRNPWFEAELLPVLKKQVDHCLR from the coding sequence TTGACCGTGAGCTTGCCGAGGGATCTCAAAGGATTGCGCGCCGCCATTCACGCCTGCCGGATCTGTCGAGATTGTCCGACGCAGGTAACGGCCCTGCCGCATGAGCCCAGGCCCGTTGTTGTCCTGTCGTCGACAGCTCGCATTCTGATTGCCGGGCAGGCACCGGGCAAGCGGGTGCATGAAACCGGACTGCCTTTCAATGATGCCTCCGGCGATCGGCTGCGGCAATGGCTGGGCGTGGATCGAGAGGCGTTTTACGATAGCCGCAACTTTGCCATCCTGCCGATGGGCTTCTGCTTTCCGGGATACGACGCCAGCGGCCACGACCTGCCGCCCCGGCGCGAATGCGCGCCCCATTGGCGGGAAGCGGCCATGGAGGTCATGCCTCAAGTGGAACTGGTGCTTGCCATCGGCCAATATGCGCAACGCTGGCATATGTGCGACCTGCGAAAGCCAACCTTGCATGCCACGGTGGAAAGCTGGCGAGAATCGTTTTTTACCAACCGGCCAGGTCCGAAGATTTTGCCGCTGCCGCATCCCAGTTGGCGAAACAGCGGTTGGCTGCGCCGCAATCCGTGGTTTGAGGCAGAATTGCTACCTGTCTTGAAAAAGCAAGTGGATCACTGTCTGCGGTGA
- a CDS encoding Lrp/AsnC family transcriptional regulator, protein MDRLDRKILRILQEDSTLAVADLAKKVGLSTTPCWRRIQKMEEDGVIKRRVALLDPVKVNTKVTVFVSVRTNTHSIEWLKRFSEVVAEFPEVVEFYRMSGDVDYLLRVVVPDIGAYDAFYKRLIAKIEIRDVSSAFAMEQIKYTTELPLDYMMLDNNKSGEE, encoded by the coding sequence ATGGATCGTCTGGACCGTAAAATTCTGCGTATTTTGCAGGAGGATTCCACTCTTGCCGTTGCTGACCTCGCCAAGAAGGTCGGTCTTTCCACCACGCCCTGCTGGCGGCGTATCCAAAAGATGGAAGAAGATGGCGTGATCAAGCGCCGTGTAGCGCTGCTTGATCCGGTCAAGGTCAATACAAAGGTGACGGTGTTCGTTTCGGTGCGCACCAATACCCATTCGATTGAATGGTTGAAGCGGTTTTCCGAAGTGGTGGCGGAATTTCCCGAAGTGGTCGAATTCTATCGCATGAGCGGCGATGTGGATTACCTGCTGCGGGTCGTGGTGCCTGACATCGGTGCCTATGATGCCTTCTACAAGCGGCTGATCGCCAAAATCGAGATCCGCGACGTATCCTCTGCCTTCGCCATGGAGCAGATCAAATACACGACCGAATTGCCGCTCGATTACATGATGCTCGATAATAACAAGTCTGGCGAAGAATGA
- the tyrS gene encoding tyrosine--tRNA ligase, which produces MSKFKSDFLRTMHERGFIHQISDETGLDDLLSKETVTAYIGYDPTASSLHAGSLIQIMMLHWFQATGHQPISLMGGGTGMVGDPSFKEEARQLMTVDKIEDNIASIKRCFAHYLDYDNGPKGGALMLNNAEWLRGLNYLEFLRDVGRHFSVNRMLSFDSVKTRLDREQSLSFLEFNYMILQAYDYVELNKRYGCRLQMGGSDQWGNIINGIDLGHRMGTPQLYALTSPLLTTSSGAKMGKSATGAVWLNADLLSAYDFWQYWRNTEDADVSRFLKLYTTLPMDEIAKLSALGGAEINEVKKILATEITAILHGRAAAEEAAETARKTFEEGALADNLPSIEVASAELESGIGLLALIVKAGLAASNGEARRHVQGGAVKINDQSVSDERMSIGAGEVTADGVIKLSLGKKKHILVRPV; this is translated from the coding sequence ATGTCCAAGTTCAAGTCCGATTTCCTCCGTACAATGCATGAGCGCGGTTTTATTCATCAGATTTCCGATGAAACCGGCCTCGATGATCTGTTGTCCAAGGAAACCGTGACCGCCTATATCGGCTATGATCCCACGGCATCGTCTCTGCATGCGGGTTCGCTCATTCAGATCATGATGTTGCACTGGTTTCAGGCAACGGGCCATCAGCCGATTTCCCTGATGGGTGGCGGCACTGGCATGGTGGGCGATCCATCCTTCAAGGAAGAAGCCCGTCAATTGATGACCGTGGACAAAATCGAGGACAATATTGCCTCGATCAAGCGCTGCTTCGCGCATTACCTCGATTACGACAACGGCCCCAAGGGCGGCGCGTTGATGCTGAACAATGCCGAATGGCTGCGTGGGCTGAATTACCTTGAATTCCTGCGCGATGTGGGCCGCCATTTCTCGGTCAACCGCATGCTGTCGTTTGATAGCGTCAAGACCCGCCTGGACCGCGAACAGTCCTTGTCCTTCCTGGAATTCAACTACATGATTCTCCAGGCCTACGATTATGTCGAGCTGAACAAGCGTTACGGCTGCCGCCTGCAAATGGGTGGCTCTGACCAATGGGGCAATATCATCAACGGTATTGACCTTGGCCACCGCATGGGCACACCACAGCTCTACGCGCTGACCTCGCCGCTGTTGACAACATCCTCCGGTGCCAAGATGGGCAAATCGGCCACGGGCGCTGTGTGGCTGAATGCCGACCTGCTTTCGGCCTATGATTTCTGGCAATATTGGCGCAACACGGAAGATGCTGACGTCAGCCGCTTCCTGAAACTCTACACAACGCTGCCAATGGATGAGATTGCCAAGCTGTCTGCGCTGGGCGGTGCGGAAATCAACGAGGTCAAGAAAATCCTCGCCACCGAAATCACCGCCATCCTGCATGGCCGTGCAGCCGCCGAAGAAGCAGCTGAAACCGCCCGCAAAACCTTTGAAGAAGGCGCACTGGCCGACAACCTGCCATCCATCGAGGTTGCTAGCGCCGAGCTTGAATCCGGCATCGGCCTTCTGGCCCTGATCGTCAAAGCCGGCCTCGCCGCCTCCAACGGCGAAGCCCGCCGCCATGTGCAAGGCGGAGCCGTGAAGATCAATGATCAGAGCGTGTCAGATGAGCGCATGAGCATTGGGGCGGGTGAAGTGACGGCGGATGGGGTTATCAAGCTGTCACTGGGCAAGAAGAAGCATATTCTGGTGCGGCCTGTTTGA
- a CDS encoding GNAT family N-acetyltransferase, with the protein MPLVCETERLLLTPWRAGDETLLSDLHSTPETSRFVSTGEPWSLSYAAERIGGWMDDYEAGGIGKLKLIARDDGRFIGRAGFSWSKESGQYELGYSICQSEWGKGFATEIADGLKHWFFEQGIGTAFIAFAHIDNAASLAVLRKIGLTETEQREYKGRPFQFFECLATE; encoded by the coding sequence ATGCCGCTGGTCTGCGAGACGGAGCGGCTTTTGCTGACCCCATGGCGGGCGGGTGACGAGACATTGCTGTCCGACCTGCATTCCACCCCGGAAACCAGCCGCTTTGTCAGCACGGGAGAGCCATGGAGCCTGTCCTATGCGGCTGAGCGCATCGGTGGCTGGATGGATGACTATGAGGCAGGCGGCATCGGCAAGCTCAAGCTGATTGCACGCGACGATGGCCGCTTCATAGGACGTGCCGGTTTCTCATGGTCGAAGGAAAGCGGGCAGTACGAATTGGGCTATTCCATCTGCCAGAGTGAATGGGGCAAGGGCTTTGCAACGGAAATCGCTGACGGTTTGAAGCACTGGTTCTTTGAGCAAGGAATCGGGACCGCCTTCATCGCCTTCGCCCATATCGACAACGCCGCCTCGCTGGCCGTGCTGCGCAAGATCGGCCTTACGGAGACGGAGCAGCGCGAATACAAAGGTCGGCCTTTTCAATTTTTTGAATGCCTGGCCACTGAGTAA